A region of Deltaproteobacteria bacterium DNA encodes the following proteins:
- the rplN gene encoding 50S ribosomal protein L14, producing MIQSTTYLDSADNTGAKRLFCIKVLGGSGRKYARLGDVVVVSVKEAIPNSKVDKGTVQRAVIVRTRKEQRRVDGSYVRFDNNAAVLINKENEPMGTRVFGPIARELRTKGFMKIISLAPEVV from the coding sequence TCAGTCGACGACATATCTGGATTCCGCCGACAATACGGGGGCCAAGAGGCTTTTTTGTATTAAGGTGCTGGGCGGCTCCGGAAGAAAATACGCCAGGTTGGGGGATGTGGTTGTAGTGTCCGTCAAGGAGGCTATTCCCAACTCAAAAGTGGATAAGGGCACCGTGCAGAGGGCTGTGATTGTGCGTACCAGAAAGGAACAGAGAAGGGTGGACGGGTCATACGTAAGATTCGATAATAACGCCGCAGTGCTTATTAACAAAGAAAACGAGCCCATGGGTACCCGTGTTTTCGGGCCTATAGCCAGGGAGCTGCGTACGAAGGGTTTTATGAAAATAATTTCTCTTGCCCCGGAGGTGGTGTAA